A window of Dehalococcoidia bacterium genomic DNA:
GCGCTACTACTTCGAGGCGAGCGTGGGGATGGCGACGGTGCTGAATCCGCTCATCGGGTACGAGGCAGCAGCGAAGGTGGCGCAGGAGTCGGCGCGCACGGGGGAAACGATCGTCGAACTGGTGCGGCGGCAGAAGCTGGCGACGGAGGAGGAGCTGGCGCGGCTGTTTGACCCGGGGTCGTTGACGGAGCCGCGCGCTTAGTCGCCTGGTCGCTGGTGGCTGGTCGCTGGTCGTTGGTTGACCATGGTTGGTGGTTTGACCTGACGCTTTGGTGGGTTATGCGCCGCGCGGGCTTTCAGCCCGCGCTCGGTAGGAGGACACGTGCGTTGCAAGACGGGATTCTTCGCTTCGCTCAGAATGACGTTCATATCTGCCGCTCCGCTCTGAGCAGATCCCGTGACTGCAGATCGGATCTCGGCCGCAGGGTCGTGCGTAGTGAAACCGCGCCAGCTACAGTTCCGCGATGGCTGCTTACTACACGTCGCAGGAATACGACGCGCCTTCGTCGTTCATCTGGACGGTGCTGACGGATTTCGGCTCGTGGCCGGAGTGGTTCCCCAACCTCAGCGAACTGCGATTCAACGCGGACGATCCGCGCGACGGCATGGAACTCGTCGGCATCGGCGAGCGGCCGGACGAGTGGACGCGCTGGCAGATCTCGCGGTTTGCCGCGCCTTCGCTGCTGAGGTGCGAGCACGTTGACTCGAACGTTCCGTTGTCGCGCGGCGTGGCTGCGGCCTACCTGTTGTTTGAACTTGCGGACGACGAGGAAGGCTGCCGGCTGGACCTCGAGATCGGCGCACAGGGGCAGGGGATCATCGGC
This region includes:
- a CDS encoding SRPBCC family protein — its product is MAAYYTSQEYDAPSSFIWTVLTDFGSWPEWFPNLSELRFNADDPRDGMELVGIGERPDEWTRWQISRFAAPSLLRCEHVDSNVPLSRGVAAAYLLFELADDEEGCRLDLEIGAQGQGIIGDLVVGTGLNFGARRLLPEIIDAFNGHVVRRASAGT